Proteins encoded within one genomic window of Panicum virgatum strain AP13 chromosome 1N, P.virgatum_v5, whole genome shotgun sequence:
- the LOC120653366 gene encoding uncharacterized protein LOC120653366, with amino-acid sequence MEEIDPYEFPKTGCRCTVTIIRLAETQSWWYPACNFCRKSCQQDGSSYICLECNTIDKYSYKYKLPFIASDGTEESEMIAFATVAHRIVGKPVEAVMRSYRNRDNIPADIAAIVSSKFTFSVTMAEASYRNPKKSYQVNSIIHSYGKQRSLPFHPPNQS; translated from the exons ATGGAAGAGATAGATCCTTATGAATTTCCG AAAACTGGATGCCGCTGCACTGTAACTATCATCCGTTTAGCTGAAACACAATCTTGGTGGTACCCAGCATGCAATTTCTGTCGCAAATCGTGTCAACAAGATGGTTCTTCCTACATATGCTTAGAATGCAATACCATTGATAAATACTCATACAA ATACAAACTTCCATTCATTGCTTCTGATGGGACTGAAGAATCTGAGATGATTGCATTTGCTACTGTTGCTCATCGTATTGTTGGTAAACCAGTTGAAGCTGTGATGAGATCTTATAGAAACAGGGATAACATTCCCGCTGACATTGCAGCTATAGTCTCGTCCAAATTCACCTTTTCTGTTACCATGGCCGAAGCTAGCTACCGCAACCCTAAGAAATCATACCAGGTCAATAGTATAATTCATAGCTATGGCAAGCAACGTTCCCTTCCATTCCACCCTCCCAATCAAAGCTAG